In one Bacteroidales bacterium WCE2004 genomic region, the following are encoded:
- a CDS encoding putative ATPase, producing MLPPLPERMRPQKLSEYVGQRHLVGPGCILRNMMDSGALSSFILWGPPGVGKTTLARIIAGTLDREFYTLSAVSSGVKDVREVIDAAKAKSLFSPAGAPILFIDEIHRFNKAQQDALLGAVEAGTVILIGATTENPSFEVITPLLSRCQVFVLKSLEVEDLQALLDRALREDEVLKERRIEVRETDALFRHSGGDARKLLNILEIVVDAQVGKADPVVIDNRTVTECLQENVAIYDKGGEMHYDIISAFIKSVRGSDPNAAVYWMARMLDGGEDPLFIARRLCILAAEDIGLANPNALLLADATFRIVHSIGMPEARIPLSECAVYLASSPKSNSAYLAIDKALAAAKADQTASVPLYLRNAPTKLMEDLGYADGYKYAHDFPGHFTDLEFLPEKLSGTAFYEPQPNAQEDRLKSYLEACWPKYYKK from the coding sequence ATGTTACCGCCTCTTCCGGAGCGGATGCGGCCCCAAAAGCTGTCCGAATACGTCGGTCAGCGGCACCTGGTCGGTCCGGGATGCATCCTGCGGAACATGATGGACTCGGGCGCTTTGTCTTCCTTCATTCTCTGGGGCCCGCCGGGCGTGGGCAAGACCACCCTTGCGCGCATCATCGCCGGGACGCTGGACCGTGAGTTCTATACCCTGTCCGCCGTCAGCTCGGGCGTCAAGGACGTGCGCGAGGTGATCGATGCCGCCAAGGCCAAGTCGCTCTTCTCCCCCGCCGGCGCTCCCATCCTGTTCATCGACGAGATCCATCGCTTCAACAAAGCCCAGCAGGATGCGCTCCTGGGGGCCGTCGAGGCCGGCACCGTCATCCTGATCGGCGCCACGACGGAGAATCCTTCCTTCGAGGTGATCACGCCGCTGCTTTCCCGTTGCCAGGTCTTCGTGCTGAAGTCGCTGGAGGTCGAGGACCTGCAGGCGCTGCTGGACCGTGCGCTGCGCGAGGACGAAGTCCTCAAGGAGCGCCGGATCGAGGTGCGGGAGACGGACGCGCTGTTCCGCCACAGCGGCGGCGACGCGCGTAAGTTGCTGAATATCCTGGAGATCGTGGTGGATGCGCAGGTTGGCAAGGCCGATCCGGTCGTGATCGACAACCGCACGGTCACGGAATGCCTGCAGGAGAATGTCGCCATCTACGACAAGGGCGGCGAGATGCACTACGATATCATTTCCGCCTTCATCAAGAGCGTCCGCGGGTCGGATCCCAATGCGGCGGTCTACTGGATGGCGCGGATGCTGGACGGCGGCGAGGATCCCCTCTTCATCGCGCGCAGGCTCTGCATCCTGGCCGCCGAAGACATCGGCCTGGCCAATCCCAATGCGCTGCTGCTGGCGGACGCGACCTTCCGCATCGTGCATTCGATCGGCATGCCGGAAGCGCGCATCCCGCTCAGCGAGTGCGCCGTCTACCTTGCCAGCTCGCCCAAGAGCAATTCGGCCTATCTGGCCATCGACAAGGCGCTGGCCGCGGCCAAGGCCGACCAGACGGCCTCCGTGCCGCTCTATCTGCGCAACGCGCCCACCAAGCTGATGGAGGATCTGGGCTATGCCGACGGCTACAAATATGCCCACGACTTCCCCGGGCATTTCACGGACCTGGAATTCCTGCCCGAAAAGCTCTCAGGCACAGCTTTCTACGAGCCGCAGCCCAACGCCCAGGAGGACCGTCTGAAGTCCTACCTCGAGGCCTGCTGGCCCAAATACTACAAGAAGTAA
- a CDS encoding GTP-binding protein, with amino-acid sequence MAESNFIDYVKIYCASGHGGAGSSHLHRAKYVPKGGPDGGDGGRGGHIILRANPQFWTLIHLKYRKNIHATDGEKGGSALRTGKNGEDIYLDVPIGTVAKNAETGEVLFEMMEAGEERILCRGGRGGLGNDNFKSATQQTPRYAQPGEEGEEGVFILELKLLADVGLVGFPNAGKSTLLATITAAKPKIASYAFTTLEPNLGIVRYYDDKSFVMADIPGIIEGAHEGKGIGIRFLRHIERNSVLLFMVSVEEEDIAGAYKTLLAELKLYNPELLTKQRVLAITKCDLIDADLEKMIKPHLPRKIPHVFISSSTGEGLQELKDMLWKALQA; translated from the coding sequence ATGGCCGAATCGAATTTCATAGACTACGTCAAGATCTACTGCGCCTCCGGACACGGAGGAGCCGGCAGTTCCCATCTGCACCGCGCCAAATATGTCCCCAAGGGGGGACCGGACGGCGGTGACGGCGGGCGCGGCGGACACATCATCCTGCGCGCCAATCCGCAGTTCTGGACGCTGATCCACCTGAAGTACCGCAAGAACATCCACGCCACCGACGGCGAGAAGGGCGGCTCCGCCCTGCGCACCGGCAAGAACGGCGAGGACATCTACCTCGACGTGCCCATCGGCACGGTCGCCAAGAACGCCGAGACCGGCGAGGTGCTTTTCGAGATGATGGAAGCGGGGGAGGAGCGCATCCTCTGCCGCGGCGGCCGCGGCGGTCTGGGCAACGACAACTTCAAGTCCGCCACCCAGCAGACGCCCCGCTACGCCCAACCGGGCGAGGAAGGGGAGGAAGGAGTCTTCATCCTCGAGCTCAAGCTGTTGGCCGACGTCGGACTCGTCGGATTCCCCAATGCCGGCAAATCGACCCTTCTGGCCACGATTACGGCTGCCAAGCCGAAGATCGCCTCCTATGCCTTCACGACCCTGGAGCCCAACCTCGGCATCGTCCGCTACTACGACGACAAATCCTTCGTGATGGCCGACATCCCGGGCATCATCGAGGGCGCGCACGAGGGCAAGGGCATCGGCATCCGTTTCCTGCGCCACATCGAGCGCAATTCCGTGCTGCTCTTCATGGTCAGCGTGGAGGAGGAAGACATCGCCGGCGCCTACAAGACCCTGCTCGCGGAGCTCAAACTCTACAATCCCGAGCTGCTGACCAAGCAGCGCGTGCTCGCCATCACCAAGTGCGACCTCATCGACGCCGACCTCGAGAAGATGATTAAGCCGCACCTGCCGCGCAAGATACCGCACGTGTTCATTTCCTCCAGCACCGGCGAAGGGCTGCAGGAGCTGAAAGATATGCTCTGGAAGGCCTTGCAGGCCTAG
- a CDS encoding membrane-bound lytic murein transglycosylase D, whose product MKRSYILLILLSALCLPLAAQTGHEAETVVLEQNRPPVKERKPFRQILSELFRRQDDKQARQENEVLRYELDSLQMLVDSLRNRVFFDEQEISVLQEDEARSFDYSPEAQDSLLQLWYKNTLASDFDTVNEYDMDSVRFSSNVSDAEMMRRLSAMNSFITLPYNDVVKNYIILYSERMPSKMGRVLGLSGYYFPIFEDILLRYGLPQELKYMAVIESMLNPVATSRAGARGIWQFMYQTGVGYGLEINSFVDERLDVEKAVEAAARYLRDAYRTFGDWALAISSYNCGAGNVSKAIRRADGKRDFWSIYEYLPRETRGYVPAFVGAMYAMTYHREYGIAPQQTGMPVQTDTFMIRRNLHFSQIEAVVGVPMKDLQNLNPQYVNDIIPGNKHPYVLKLPYNWTGSFLDANRDSLYAYKADSLLSGKVLADVAAGRSGKSTSGQQRIAYKVKSGDYLGRIASRYGVTINQIKSWNHLRSNSIQIGQTLYIYKNGGPSISQGSTGGKSGGSSSSKPKTVIYTVKNGDSLSKIASRYKGVSINDIKKANGLKSDAIRAGQKLTIPQK is encoded by the coding sequence ATGAAAAGAAGTTATATCCTGTTGATCCTCTTGTCCGCCCTTTGCCTGCCGCTTGCCGCGCAGACGGGGCATGAAGCCGAAACCGTCGTCCTGGAGCAGAACCGCCCGCCCGTGAAGGAGCGCAAGCCGTTCCGCCAGATCCTCAGCGAGCTTTTCCGGCGTCAGGACGACAAGCAGGCCAGGCAGGAGAACGAAGTGCTGCGCTACGAGCTGGATTCGCTCCAGATGCTGGTGGACAGCCTTCGCAACCGCGTCTTCTTCGACGAGCAGGAGATCTCCGTCCTGCAGGAAGACGAGGCCCGCAGCTTCGACTATTCGCCCGAGGCGCAGGACAGCCTGCTGCAGCTCTGGTACAAGAATACGCTGGCGTCGGATTTCGACACCGTCAACGAATATGACATGGACTCCGTGCGCTTCTCGTCCAACGTCTCCGACGCCGAGATGATGCGCCGCCTGTCCGCGATGAATTCCTTCATCACGCTGCCGTACAACGACGTCGTCAAGAACTACATCATCCTCTATTCCGAGCGCATGCCCTCCAAGATGGGGCGCGTGCTCGGCCTGAGCGGCTATTATTTCCCGATCTTCGAGGACATCCTGCTCCGCTACGGCCTGCCGCAGGAGCTCAAGTACATGGCCGTCATCGAGTCGATGCTCAATCCGGTCGCCACTTCCCGCGCCGGCGCGCGCGGCATCTGGCAGTTCATGTACCAGACGGGCGTCGGCTACGGCCTGGAGATCAATTCCTTCGTGGACGAGCGCCTGGACGTGGAGAAGGCCGTCGAGGCCGCCGCACGCTATCTGCGCGACGCCTACAGGACCTTCGGCGACTGGGCCCTGGCCATCAGTTCCTACAACTGCGGCGCGGGCAACGTCTCCAAGGCCATCCGCCGCGCGGACGGCAAGCGCGATTTCTGGAGCATCTACGAGTATCTCCCGCGCGAGACGCGCGGCTACGTGCCCGCGTTCGTGGGCGCGATGTACGCGATGACCTATCATCGCGAATACGGCATCGCGCCGCAGCAGACGGGCATGCCGGTGCAGACGGATACCTTCATGATCCGCCGCAATCTCCATTTCTCCCAGATCGAAGCCGTCGTGGGCGTGCCGATGAAGGACCTGCAGAATCTCAACCCGCAGTATGTCAACGACATCATCCCGGGCAACAAGCATCCCTACGTGCTGAAGCTGCCCTACAACTGGACCGGCAGTTTCCTGGATGCCAACCGCGATTCGCTCTATGCCTACAAGGCCGACTCGCTGCTGAGCGGCAAGGTGCTGGCGGACGTGGCCGCCGGCCGCTCGGGCAAGAGCACTTCCGGGCAGCAGCGGATCGCCTACAAGGTCAAGAGCGGGGATTACCTGGGCCGGATCGCATCAAGATACGGTGTGACCATCAACCAGATCAAGAGTTGGAACCACCTGCGCTCCAACAGCATCCAGATCGGCCAGACGCTGTATATCTACAAGAACGGCGGTCCTTCGATCTCGCAGGGGAGCACGGGCGGCAAGTCGGGCGGCAGCAGTAGCAGCAAGCCCAAGACCGTCATCTACACGGTCAAGAACGGCGATTCGCTCTCCAAGATCGCGAGCCGGTACAAGGGCGTCTCCATCAACGACATCAAGAAGGCAAACGGCCTCAAGTCCGACGCCATCCGCGCCGGCCAGAAGCTGACGATCCCGCAGAAATAA
- a CDS encoding chromosome partitioning protein, ParB family encodes MSKEPRGLGKGLSALLGEVPDADQLRKPVGYVNKEIVGSRGRQENTADILRIPVDMIEPNPFQPRMSFDQVALEELAASIRTLGLIQPVTVRRITDRRYQIISGERRYKACRLAGMTTIPAYIRDANDQGMLEMAIVENVQREDLDPIELALSYRRLIDECQLTQDNLADRVGKKRATVANTLRLLKLPAKVQHDIKVGLLSAGHAKAILGVDSPEVQEQLCDLVIRDGLSVRELESIVRKLQVDPDAAKAKVRNAHPTQQLPPDYYRILEHVGKYFSNDISLKRNASGKGIMTIRFESDEEVQKFVKALEEKQF; translated from the coding sequence ATGAGCAAAGAACCCAGAGGACTTGGCAAGGGCCTGAGCGCCCTGCTCGGCGAAGTGCCCGATGCCGACCAGCTCCGCAAGCCGGTCGGATATGTCAACAAAGAAATCGTAGGGAGCCGCGGCCGCCAGGAGAACACGGCGGACATCCTCCGCATTCCCGTGGACATGATCGAGCCGAACCCGTTCCAGCCGCGTATGTCGTTCGACCAGGTCGCCCTGGAAGAACTGGCCGCCTCCATCCGCACGCTCGGCCTCATCCAGCCCGTCACCGTCCGGCGCATCACCGACCGCCGCTACCAGATTATCAGCGGCGAGCGCCGCTACAAGGCCTGCCGCCTCGCCGGCATGACCACCATCCCGGCCTACATCCGCGACGCCAACGACCAGGGCATGCTGGAGATGGCCATCGTGGAGAACGTCCAGCGCGAGGATCTCGACCCGATCGAGCTCGCCCTCAGCTACCGCCGCCTGATCGACGAATGCCAGCTCACGCAGGACAACCTCGCCGACCGGGTGGGGAAGAAGCGCGCCACCGTGGCCAACACCCTCCGCCTGCTCAAGCTGCCCGCCAAGGTGCAGCACGACATCAAGGTCGGCCTCCTGAGCGCCGGCCACGCCAAGGCCATCCTCGGCGTCGATTCCCCCGAAGTCCAGGAGCAGCTCTGCGACCTCGTGATCCGCGACGGCCTGTCCGTCCGCGAGCTCGAGAGCATCGTCCGCAAGCTCCAGGTCGATCCCGACGCAGCCAAGGCCAAGGTCCGCAACGCCCATCCCACGCAGCAGCTCCCGCCGGACTACTACCGCATCCTGGAGCATGTCGGCAAGTATTTCTCCAACGACATTTCGCTGAAGCGCAACGCCTCCGGCAAGGGCATCATGACCATCCGTTTCGAGTCGGACGAGGAAGTGCAGAAGTTCGTCAAGGCGCTGGAGGAAAAGCAGTTCTGA
- a CDS encoding Diacylglycerol kinase catalytic domain-containing protein, whose product MSETKTSWYFIVNPRAGSGKTMSEWVPAERLLEAEGIPFVTAMTDHKKHAITLAREAAAEGYRRIAAVGGDGSLHEVLGGICSWCEETGTPPEDFYLAVIPIGSGNDWIKSCHVPDNVKEALALLMDGSFGWMDIIRGVSDGGKVHYMANCAGIGFDSHVCDMVNHQKERGMRGKMIYLNALRYTIFHLKPISVLVREDGENVFSGEIFSLAAGNGPYSGGGMRQVPLAVNDDGMLDYMIVPKARLGSLVKEIPRLFAGTTHESSIIRSGHCQTLEIAPLNEASADLIEYDGELEGRLPLILEVSAHRIHVLKGKTKEKD is encoded by the coding sequence ATGTCTGAGACAAAAACCTCGTGGTATTTCATCGTCAATCCCAGAGCCGGTTCCGGGAAGACGATGTCCGAATGGGTGCCCGCCGAGCGCCTCCTTGAAGCGGAAGGAATTCCTTTCGTGACCGCGATGACGGATCACAAGAAACATGCCATCACCCTGGCCCGCGAGGCGGCCGCCGAAGGCTATCGCCGCATCGCTGCGGTGGGTGGCGACGGCTCCCTGCACGAGGTGCTGGGCGGTATCTGCAGCTGGTGTGAGGAGACCGGGACGCCCCCGGAGGACTTCTACCTGGCCGTCATCCCTATCGGCTCCGGCAACGACTGGATCAAGTCCTGCCATGTGCCGGACAACGTCAAGGAAGCGCTGGCCCTGCTGATGGACGGCTCCTTCGGCTGGATGGACATCATCCGCGGCGTGAGCGACGGCGGCAAGGTCCACTACATGGCCAACTGCGCCGGCATCGGCTTCGATTCGCACGTGTGCGACATGGTGAACCACCAGAAGGAGCGCGGCATGCGCGGCAAGATGATCTATCTCAATGCGCTCAGATACACGATTTTCCACCTGAAGCCCATCTCGGTGCTCGTGCGCGAGGACGGCGAGAACGTCTTCAGCGGCGAGATCTTCTCCCTGGCCGCGGGCAACGGCCCCTATTCGGGCGGCGGCATGCGGCAGGTGCCGCTGGCCGTCAACGACGACGGCATGCTGGACTACATGATCGTCCCGAAGGCCCGGCTCGGCAGCCTGGTGAAGGAGATCCCCCGCCTCTTCGCGGGCACGACGCACGAATCCTCCATCATCCGGAGCGGCCACTGCCAGACACTCGAGATCGCTCCGCTGAACGAAGCTTCGGCGGACCTGATCGAGTATGACGGCGAGCTGGAGGGGCGTCTGCCCCTGATCCTGGAAGTCTCCGCCCACAGGATCCATGTCCTGAAGGGGAAGACCAAGGAGAAAGACTAG
- a CDS encoding chromosome partitioning protein, with the protein MGKVIAIANQKGGVGKTTTAINLAASLAVLEKKVLIIDADPQANTTSGLNFAPDNDQQRTLYEVMIGQIDVADALIQTEIANLHMIPSHINLVGAEFEMLEAEERESLLKKALAPIRDNYDFIIIDCSPSLGIITVNTLTAADSVIIPVQPEFFALEGLGKLLQTIRLVQGGVNPDLTIEGFVVTMFDGRTRVHTQVLAELRDHFRDLVFKTVIQRNIRLSEAPSHGKPIILYDIMCNGSTNYLNLAKEVLEHNGETV; encoded by the coding sequence ATGGGTAAAGTCATCGCAATAGCAAACCAGAAAGGAGGCGTCGGCAAGACGACCACCGCCATCAACCTGGCAGCCTCTCTCGCCGTACTGGAGAAGAAGGTGCTGATCATCGATGCCGACCCGCAGGCCAACACGACCTCGGGTCTGAACTTCGCGCCGGACAACGACCAGCAGCGCACCCTGTACGAGGTGATGATCGGCCAGATCGACGTCGCGGACGCCCTGATCCAGACCGAGATCGCCAACCTCCACATGATCCCGTCCCACATCAACCTCGTGGGCGCCGAATTCGAAATGCTGGAGGCGGAGGAGCGCGAGTCGCTGCTCAAGAAGGCCCTGGCCCCGATCCGGGACAACTACGACTTCATCATCATCGACTGCTCGCCCTCGCTGGGCATCATCACGGTCAACACGCTCACCGCGGCCGACTCCGTGATCATCCCGGTCCAGCCCGAATTCTTTGCGCTGGAGGGCCTCGGCAAGCTTCTCCAGACCATCCGTCTGGTGCAGGGCGGCGTCAATCCGGACCTGACGATCGAGGGCTTCGTGGTCACGATGTTCGACGGACGCACCCGCGTCCATACCCAGGTGCTCGCCGAGCTGCGCGACCATTTCCGCGACCTCGTCTTCAAGACGGTGATCCAGCGCAACATCCGCCTCAGCGAAGCCCCTTCCCACGGTAAACCCATTATCCTTTACGACATTATGTGCAACGGCTCCACCAATTACCTCAATCTCGCGAAAGAGGTCCTGGAGCACAACGGTGAAACTGTATGA